One genomic region from Spirosoma sp. KCTC 42546 encodes:
- a CDS encoding DUF11 domain-containing protein, producing the protein MNVLFTHNSPHFMWRYDRHIACKVSAPNNFSYQLIIRVIFLLLCSNLAQAQVVNGRTCGEIYCDNGVQYTWHCESGTAWGVQTGNNSSCQTGGCTSAGGRACGEIYCDNGVQYTWTCASDCSSGWGVQTGNNSSCQSFCVAGTWDGSSYLCNGTSKYRRVCDGSGGYTQGALLEANSTDCGYVSPCTSAGGRACGEIYCDNGVQYTWTCASDCSSGWGVQTGNNSSCQSFCVAGTWDGSSYLCNGTSKYRRVCDGSGGYTQGALLEANSKDCGYIPATCPQGGSYTIARCPAESVTLDATTAGATGYSWTNGGTGPTTTWNSMGGVNCNITFGNGCQSITKLFTFSQKTDCPNNCVTGTTTELTICAGQSIQLSSPISGAGFMYGWNGNEPSAGQGSTFTATGPGTYSVLVWYSTDCPDAYYQWNVRACTTSCTLSANASSVNVCPGETVNLSYSVNGTPPSGSIFTWSGSGVNGSSVTIPSTAAGQQLAYTVSGGGCTQGTVTVNVRSNCSTPCTNPSLATNAPVCSANGQTYSVNVTTNGTITSTAGTVNGSTISNIPVGTNITITASLNGCTTTTNVTSPNCSAPCTNPSLTPGSPVCSANGQTYSVNVTTNGTLTSTAGTVNGSTISNIPVGTNITITASLNGCTSTATVNSPNCSTPCTNPSLATNAPVCSANGQTYSVNVTTNGTITSTAGTVNGSTISNIPVGTNITITASLNGCTTTTNVTSPNCSAPCTNPSLTPGSPVCSANGQTYSVNVTTNGAITSTAGTVNGSTISNIPVGTNITITASLNGCTSTATVNSPNCSTPCTNPSLATNAPVCSANGQTYSVNVTTNGTITSTAGTVNGNTISNIPVGTNITITASLNGCTTTTNVTSPNCSAPCTNPSLTPGSPVCSANGQTYSVNVTTNGTLTSTAGTVNGSTISNIPVGTNITLTASLNGCTATATVNSPNCSTPVFDLALKKTLASGQSSTVVAGSNVTFTITVYNQGNVNATNVQLSDYIPAGLTLNDANWTTNAGKATLNTPIASLAAGASTTRNIVFTVGAGVTGVLTNTAEISSATGGTDVDSTPDNDPTNDGTAQNDVTTGNHKINPNDDEDDADPEPITVTPACTPPTPTATAASRCGSGRIIIAALGCTAAYPAVWYSDAALTAQVGTGNSFTTPVITATTTYYAACVRDATCKSAGVSVVATVNPLPNASVGATAASCNAAGTAANTDAKLTLSGFAASDKYAYNVGATYTGSATYASATAIPVGGVIVNNLANPVTATVYTVRVFNAAGCFIDVQATLQPTTCTPTCTPPSPTGTPAARCGTGTVTLTASGCNATYPAVWFSNAALTTQVGTGNSFTTPTITATTTYYVACVKDATCKSAGASVVATVNPAPSLTPGSPVCSANGQTYSVNVTTNGTLTSTAGTVNGSTISNIPVGTNITLTASLNGCTATATVTSPNCTVPVFDLALKKTLASGQSSTVVAGSSVTFTITVYNQGNVNATNVQLTDYIPAGLTLNDANWTANAGKATLNIPIATLAAGASTTRNIVFTVGAGVTGVLTNTAEISSATGGTDKDSTPDNDPTNDGTAQNDVTTGNHKTNPNDDEDDADPEPITVTPACTPPTPTATAASRCGTGTVTLTATGCNATYPARWFSNAALNAQVGTGNSFTTPAITATTTYYVACVKDATCKSAGASVVATVNPAPTLTVSNVVCAANLLTYSLSFASTGTVTSTAGTLSGNTVTGITAGTSITLTATLNGCTTVLPVTAPNCACPTVNPPTGNSASICAGTTIPALSVTLGAGLQANWYSAATGGTLLQANSLSYTPTAAGTFYVEALDAATGCKSATRTAVVLTIKPNPSLTPGSPVCSANGQTYSVNVTTNGTLTSTAGTVNGSTISNIPVGTNITLTASLNGCTATATVNSPNCSTPVFDLALKKTLASGQSSTVVAGSSVTFTITVYNQGNVDATNVQLSDYIPAGLTLNDANWTANAGKATLNTPIASLAAGASTTRNIVFTVGSGVTGVLTNTAEISSATGGTDVDSTPDNDPTNDGTAQNDVTTGNHKTNPNDDEDDSDPEPITIAPYVCPPPIHACKGSGYAFELTTTSGLGIYQWYRNGSAISGATTSSFTATQAGSYSVVANGNAIGQCPGGSCCPVVIVEDEVPLYQANVQTPTCSGNVPNADGRILVSGWKLSNNDATTYTYSISLGSSFNASQIVAGGANQVVPASGVLVTTLPNPSTSAGQSYTIRIQTGAGCYRDVVVNLPQTQCACPPARCVPVVVAKIR; encoded by the coding sequence ATGAACGTACTTTTTACCCATAATAGCCCACATTTTATGTGGAGATACGACAGGCATATAGCCTGTAAAGTAAGTGCCCCCAATAATTTCAGCTATCAACTCATTATTAGGGTGATTTTCTTGCTTTTGTGTAGCAATCTTGCACAGGCACAAGTGGTAAATGGTCGCACTTGTGGCGAAATTTATTGTGATAATGGCGTACAATATACCTGGCATTGTGAAAGCGGTACAGCCTGGGGTGTACAAACAGGCAACAATAGTTCCTGTCAAACGGGTGGATGTACCTCAGCAGGTGGCCGCGCCTGTGGCGAAATCTATTGTGATAATGGCGTACAATACACCTGGACCTGTGCCTCAGACTGCTCGTCGGGCTGGGGTGTACAGACGGGCAACAATAGTTCCTGTCAGTCGTTTTGCGTGGCCGGAACCTGGGATGGTAGTTCCTACCTTTGTAATGGCACCAGTAAATACAGAAGAGTCTGCGATGGGTCGGGTGGGTATACGCAGGGAGCGTTACTCGAAGCCAACAGTACAGATTGTGGCTATGTATCACCTTGTACCTCAGCAGGTGGCCGCGCCTGTGGCGAAATCTATTGTGATAATGGCGTGCAGTACACCTGGACCTGTGCCTCAGACTGCTCTTCGGGCTGGGGTGTACAGACGGGCAACAATAGTTCCTGTCAGTCGTTTTGCGTGGCCGGAACCTGGGATGGTAGTTCCTACCTTTGTAATGGCACCAGTAAATACAGAAGAGTCTGCGATGGGTCGGGTGGGTATACGCAGGGAGCGTTACTCGAAGCCAATAGTAAAGATTGTGGCTATATTCCCGCTACTTGCCCGCAGGGTGGTAGCTATACAATTGCCCGGTGCCCTGCTGAATCTGTAACACTGGATGCCACTACAGCAGGGGCTACAGGGTATAGCTGGACAAACGGCGGCACGGGCCCAACTACCACGTGGAACTCAATGGGTGGTGTGAATTGTAATATCACCTTTGGTAATGGATGTCAGTCCATTACCAAATTGTTTACCTTTAGTCAGAAAACGGATTGTCCAAATAACTGTGTAACCGGTACTACTACCGAATTGACGATTTGTGCTGGACAAAGTATTCAATTGAGCTCGCCTATCTCCGGCGCAGGTTTCATGTATGGATGGAATGGCAATGAGCCGAGTGCAGGTCAGGGGTCTACTTTTACGGCAACAGGGCCTGGAACCTATAGTGTATTAGTCTGGTATTCGACAGATTGCCCAGATGCCTATTATCAGTGGAATGTGAGAGCGTGTACGACAAGCTGTACACTCTCGGCTAACGCATCGAGCGTAAATGTTTGCCCTGGCGAAACTGTCAATCTGAGTTATTCCGTAAATGGTACGCCACCGTCGGGATCAATTTTCACGTGGTCAGGCTCAGGAGTTAATGGTTCAAGTGTAACGATTCCGAGTACTGCCGCTGGTCAGCAGCTCGCTTACACCGTTTCGGGAGGAGGGTGTACTCAGGGGACAGTAACTGTGAACGTGAGGTCCAACTGTTCAACGCCCTGTACTAATCCAAGCTTGGCGACGAATGCACCGGTTTGCTCGGCCAATGGGCAGACTTACTCGGTAAACGTTACCACCAACGGAACTATCACCTCAACGGCGGGAACCGTAAATGGCAGCACCATCAGTAATATTCCGGTGGGTACCAACATCACTATTACCGCCAGTCTGAATGGCTGTACCACTACAACTAATGTTACTTCACCGAACTGTTCAGCGCCCTGTACCAATCCAAGTCTGACACCAGGTTCGCCCGTTTGCTCGGCCAATGGCCAGACCTACAGCGTGAACGTTACCACCAATGGAACCCTCACCTCAACGGCAGGAACCGTCAATGGCAGCACCATCAGCAACATTCCGGTGGGTACCAACATCACTATTACCGCCAGTCTGAATGGCTGTACCTCCACCGCCACGGTTAACTCGCCCAACTGTTCAACGCCCTGTACCAACCCAAGCCTGGCGACGAATGCACCGGTTTGCTCGGCCAATGGGCAGACTTACTCGGTAAACGTTACCACCAACGGAACTATCACCTCAACGGCGGGAACCGTAAATGGCAGCACCATCAGCAACATTCCGGTGGGTACCAACATCACTATTACCGCCAGTCTGAATGGCTGTACCACTACAACTAATGTTACTTCACCGAACTGTTCAGCGCCCTGTACCAATCCAAGTCTGACACCAGGTTCGCCCGTTTGCTCGGCCAATGGCCAGACCTACAGCGTGAACGTTACCACCAATGGAGCCATTACCTCAACGGCGGGAACCGTCAATGGCAGCACCATCAGCAACATTCCGGTGGGTACCAACATCACTATTACCGCCAGTCTGAATGGCTGTACCTCCACCGCCACGGTTAACTCGCCCAACTGTTCAACGCCCTGTACCAACCCAAGCCTGGCGACGAATGCACCGGTTTGCTCGGCCAATGGGCAGACTTACTCGGTAAACGTTACCACCAACGGAACTATCACCTCAACGGCGGGAACCGTAAATGGCAACACCATCAGTAATATTCCGGTGGGTACCAACATCACTATTACCGCCAGTCTGAATGGCTGTACCACTACAACTAATGTTACTTCACCGAACTGTTCAGCGCCCTGTACCAATCCAAGTCTGACACCAGGTTCGCCCGTTTGCTCGGCCAATGGCCAGACCTACAGCGTGAACGTTACCACCAACGGAACCCTCACCTCAACGGCAGGAACCGTCAATGGCAGCACCATCAGCAACATTCCGGTGGGTACCAACATCACCCTAACCGCCAGTCTGAACGGATGTACCGCCACCGCCACGGTTAACTCGCCCAACTGTTCAACGCCCGTCTTTGACCTGGCCCTGAAGAAAACGCTGGCCAGCGGTCAAAGCTCGACGGTAGTGGCAGGTAGCAATGTGACCTTCACCATCACCGTCTACAACCAGGGGAATGTGAATGCCACCAACGTGCAGTTGAGTGATTACATCCCCGCGGGGCTGACCCTCAACGATGCCAACTGGACCACCAACGCCGGCAAAGCCACCCTCAACACCCCCATCGCCAGTCTGGCAGCGGGGGCTTCCACCACCCGCAACATCGTCTTCACGGTGGGTGCCGGGGTGACGGGGGTGCTCACCAACACCGCCGAGATCAGCTCAGCCACCGGTGGCACCGATGTGGACTCCACCCCCGACAATGATCCGACCAACGATGGAACAGCTCAGAACGATGTGACAACGGGTAACCACAAGATTAACCCCAACGACGATGAAGACGACGCTGACCCCGAACCCATCACCGTCACCCCGGCCTGTACACCACCCACCCCAACCGCAACTGCAGCCAGTCGATGCGGCAGTGGACGTATTATCATAGCTGCCCTTGGCTGTACGGCTGCTTACCCTGCCGTCTGGTACAGCGATGCGGCTCTGACCGCCCAGGTCGGCACCGGTAACAGCTTCACCACTCCGGTTATCACGGCCACCACCACTTATTATGCGGCTTGTGTGAGGGATGCCACTTGCAAAAGTGCAGGAGTGAGTGTGGTCGCCACGGTCAATCCGCTGCCCAACGCCAGTGTGGGGGCTACCGCTGCCTCCTGTAATGCCGCAGGAACAGCCGCCAACACCGATGCGAAACTGACACTTTCGGGTTTTGCTGCCAGCGACAAATACGCCTATAATGTAGGGGCTACCTACACGGGCAGTGCTACCTACGCTTCGGCCACGGCCATTCCAGTGGGTGGGGTGATCGTGAATAATCTAGCCAATCCTGTAACGGCCACTGTTTATACTGTCCGCGTGTTTAATGCAGCGGGGTGTTTTATTGATGTGCAAGCTACGTTACAACCAACCACCTGTACACCAACCTGTACACCCCCTTCTCCAACAGGTACGCCAGCTGCTCGTTGCGGAACGGGTACGGTTACCCTGACGGCCAGTGGCTGTAATGCCACCTACCCAGCGGTCTGGTTCAGCAATGCGGCTCTGACTACTCAAGTGGGTACCGGTAACAGCTTCACCACCCCAACCATCACCGCGACTACCACTTACTATGTAGCCTGCGTGAAAGATGCCACTTGTAAAAGTGCGGGCGCTAGTGTTGTGGCAACGGTAAACCCGGCACCAAGCCTGACACCAGGTTCGCCCGTTTGCTCAGCCAATGGCCAGACCTACTCCGTGAACGTTACCACCAACGGAACCCTCACCTCAACGGCGGGAACCGTCAATGGCAGCACCATCAGTAATATTCCGGTGGGTACCAACATCACCCTAACCGCCAGTCTGAACGGATGTACCGCCACCGCCACGGTTACCTCGCCCAACTGTACGGTGCCCGTCTTTGACCTGGCCCTGAAGAAAACACTGGCCAGCGGTCAAAGCTCGACGGTAGTGGCAGGTAGCAGTGTGACCTTCACCATCACCGTCTATAACCAGGGTAACGTGAACGCCACCAATGTGCAGCTGACTGATTACATCCCAGCGGGCCTGACCCTCAACGATGCCAACTGGACCGCCAACGCCGGCAAAGCCACCCTCAACATCCCCATCGCCACGCTGGCAGCGGGGGCTTCCACCACCCGCAACATCGTCTTCACGGTGGGGGCCGGGGTGACGGGGGTGCTCACCAACACCGCCGAGATCAGCTCAGCCACGGGCGGTACCGACAAGGACTCCACCCCTGACAATGATCCGACCAACGATGGAACGGCTCAGAACGATGTGACAACGGGTAACCACAAGACTAACCCCAACGACGATGAGGACGACGCTGACCCCGAACCCATCACCGTCACCCCGGCCTGTACACCACCCACCCCAACCGCAACTGCAGCCAGTCGTTGTGGCACGGGAACCGTTACCCTAACGGCAACGGGGTGTAATGCGACCTACCCCGCCCGCTGGTTCAGCAATGCGGCTCTGAACGCCCAGGTCGGAACCGGCAACAGCTTTACCACCCCAGCCATCACCGCCACCACCACCTATTACGTGGCCTGCGTGAAAGATGCTACCTGCAAAAGTGCGGGGGCGAGCGTGGTTGCCACGGTTAACCCCGCTCCTACCCTCACCGTTAGCAATGTGGTCTGTGCCGCCAACCTGCTCACCTACTCACTCAGCTTTGCCAGCACCGGTACGGTCACCTCGACGGCGGGCACCCTCAGTGGCAACACCGTCACGGGCATCACCGCCGGCACCAGCATCACCCTGACGGCTACGCTCAACGGCTGTACCACCGTACTGCCCGTCACGGCACCCAACTGCGCCTGTCCAACAGTCAACCCACCCACGGGAAACAGCGCCAGCATCTGTGCGGGCACAACGATTCCAGCCCTGAGCGTCACCCTAGGCGCAGGTTTGCAGGCCAACTGGTACAGTGCAGCCACGGGGGGCACCCTGCTCCAGGCCAACAGCCTGAGCTACACCCCAACGGCAGCGGGCACCTTCTACGTGGAAGCGCTGGATGCGGCTACCGGTTGTAAATCAGCTACCCGCACGGCGGTCGTGCTGACCATAAAGCCCAACCCTAGCCTGACACCAGGTTCGCCCGTTTGTTCAGCCAATGGCCAGACCTACTCCGTGAACGTTACCACCAATGGAACCCTCACCTCAACGGCGGGAACCGTCAATGGCAGCACCATCAGCAACATTCCGGTGGGTACCAACATCACCCTAACCGCCAGTCTGAATGGCTGTACCGCCACCGCCACGGTTAACTCGCCCAACTGTTCAACGCCCGTCTTTGACCTGGCCCTGAAGAAAACGCTGGCCAGCGGTCAAAGCTCGACGGTAGTGGCAGGTAGCAGTGTGACCTTCACCATCACCGTCTACAACCAGGGCAACGTGGATGCCACCAACGTGCAGTTGAGTGATTACATCCCAGCGGGGCTGACCCTCAACGATGCCAACTGGACCGCCAACGCCGGCAAAGCCACCCTCAACACCCCCATCGCCAGTCTGGCAGCGGGGGCTTCCACCACCCGCAACATCGTCTTCACGGTGGGATCGGGCGTGACGGGGGTGCTCACCAACACCGCCGAGATCAGCTCAGCCACCGGTGGCACCGATGTGGACTCCACCCCCGACAATGATCCAACCAACGATGGAACAGCTCAGAACGATGTGACAACGGGTAACCATAAGACCAACCCCAACGACGATGAGGATGATTCGGACCCTGAACCTATCACCATAGCGCCCTATGTTTGTCCGCCACCGATTCATGCCTGCAAAGGTTCCGGCTATGCCTTTGAACTAACTACAACGTCGGGTCTGGGTATTTACCAGTGGTATCGGAATGGCAGCGCCATTTCAGGTGCTACTACCAGCTCCTTCACCGCAACCCAGGCCGGTAGCTACTCGGTGGTGGCGAATGGAAATGCGATAGGTCAATGTCCTGGTGGATCCTGCTGCCCGGTGGTGATTGTGGAGGATGAGGTACCCCTCTATCAGGCCAACGTGCAAACGCCAACCTGTAGTGGCAACGTGCCTAATGCGGATGGGCGGATTCTGGTCAGTGGCTGGAAGCTGAGCAACAACGATGCGACGACCTATACCTACTCGATCTCCTTGGGCAGCAGTTTCAATGCCAGCCAAATCGTAGCGGGTGGTGCCAATCAGGTGGTGCCTGCCAGCGGAGTGCTGGTCACTACCCTGCCTAACCCCAGCACATCGGCGGGTCAGTCCTACACGATCCGGATTCAGACGGGGGCGGGTTGTTATCGGGATGTGGTAGTGAACTTGCCACAGACCCAGTGTGCCTGCCCACCCGCCAGGTGTGTTCCAGTTGTTGTAGCGAAAATAAGATAA
- a CDS encoding FG-GAP-like repeat-containing protein, whose translation MKKLFTLCFLLSPLLNYGQSAGAIAFRYDQSPTISVSNKVLINPWAGGLNTTQYSTIRLNDDARDDLVVFDRSTNKVSTFLAIDNPTGSGIAWKYAPEYETAFPRILYSWLLLVDYDLDGRKDLFTYGAGNVRVFHNESQNGQVVFKVAADPLMTLGLSGSRIQLYVGGTDIPAITDYDDDGDVDIITFDADGNILAYQQNMSFERTGLKGGLDFQRTGDLCWGHFRKEFCNDFTFGFTCDGSGRVAASPVKPSGARPMHTGNTLTVVDTDGDGNKDLLFGFVSCENIARLRNAGPNSDKANFTSYDSLFPASTPILFPAFPATFFEDVDGDGQKDLLASPNVNANDNYAFDFRASGWFYKNTGTTQKPNFELVQKDFLQSDMLDLGERAAPALADLDGDGDIDMLVGYGGTGLGSAYRAGIWQFENKGTTQNPAFVLVTTDYLGIAKSLALINTVPSFVDVDANGSMDLVLTGTSAQAVEIRVLINSAAKGAPAQYNLSSAIRWPTPDLMAPLDLLTVTDVDRDGKPDLLIGRYNYGTILYYRNAGTATSPSFQLQNQTFGGITTDDYIYAKARSIVVADLNGDQKNELVLAAANGTVRVYQFPDPVNQSLTLIDSLSSIGLPGMGLVAAAADLDGDQLPDLMLGSIAGGLRYLKNTSKKVVVTGVPEEPTGPWAFPNPTDRYLTVRPPFTGRAEVLSLSGQSMLPTQPVSTDTDTIIDLGSLPDGTYLLRLMGDNRPVQVQKVVVWK comes from the coding sequence ATGAAAAAGCTGTTTACGCTTTGTTTTTTGCTCAGCCCATTGCTCAACTATGGGCAATCTGCCGGAGCCATTGCCTTTCGGTACGATCAAAGTCCAACAATTAGTGTAAGTAACAAAGTATTAATAAACCCCTGGGCGGGTGGGTTAAACACAACCCAGTACTCGACCATTCGTTTAAATGACGATGCCCGGGACGACCTCGTGGTGTTTGACCGATCCACAAACAAGGTCAGTACATTCCTGGCAATTGACAACCCAACCGGCAGCGGAATCGCCTGGAAATATGCCCCAGAATACGAAACGGCGTTCCCCAGGATCCTATACAGTTGGTTATTGCTGGTCGATTATGATCTCGACGGCAGAAAAGATCTGTTTACCTACGGAGCTGGGAATGTCCGGGTGTTTCACAATGAATCGCAGAATGGGCAGGTTGTGTTCAAAGTAGCCGCCGATCCGTTGATGACGCTGGGCCTGAGCGGAAGCCGAATTCAATTGTACGTTGGCGGCACCGATATCCCCGCCATTACCGACTATGACGATGATGGCGATGTGGACATTATCACCTTCGATGCAGACGGCAACATATTAGCCTACCAGCAAAACATGAGTTTTGAACGGACAGGCCTAAAAGGTGGCCTGGACTTTCAACGCACCGGTGATTTATGCTGGGGCCACTTTCGGAAGGAGTTCTGTAATGATTTTACCTTTGGCTTTACGTGCGATGGATCGGGACGGGTAGCTGCCAGTCCCGTTAAACCGAGCGGGGCACGGCCCATGCATACAGGTAACACACTCACGGTGGTCGATACGGATGGCGATGGGAATAAAGATCTGTTGTTCGGTTTTGTAAGTTGCGAAAACATAGCCCGGCTGCGTAATGCAGGCCCCAACAGCGACAAAGCGAATTTCACGAGTTATGACAGCCTGTTTCCTGCCAGCACGCCGATTCTGTTTCCGGCTTTCCCTGCTACTTTTTTCGAGGATGTAGATGGCGATGGTCAGAAGGACTTACTGGCATCGCCCAATGTGAATGCAAACGACAATTATGCCTTCGATTTTCGGGCATCGGGCTGGTTCTATAAAAACACGGGAACAACCCAAAAACCGAACTTCGAGTTAGTTCAGAAAGATTTCCTGCAAAGCGATATGCTTGATCTGGGTGAGCGAGCTGCTCCAGCGCTGGCGGATCTGGATGGCGATGGTGATATAGACATGCTCGTTGGGTATGGCGGAACTGGCCTGGGCTCCGCTTACCGAGCTGGCATCTGGCAATTCGAGAATAAGGGTACGACCCAGAATCCAGCGTTTGTGCTTGTTACAACGGATTATCTAGGCATTGCCAAATCACTTGCGCTGATTAATACCGTTCCTTCATTTGTTGATGTTGATGCCAATGGCAGTATGGATCTTGTTTTAACGGGAACATCTGCGCAGGCGGTTGAAATTCGGGTATTGATCAACTCGGCTGCTAAAGGTGCGCCAGCCCAATATAACCTTAGCAGTGCTATACGATGGCCTACACCGGATCTGATGGCCCCGCTTGATCTACTTACCGTAACGGATGTTGATCGGGATGGTAAGCCGGACCTTTTGATTGGCCGGTATAACTATGGTACAATTCTTTACTACCGAAATGCCGGAACAGCAACCAGCCCCAGCTTTCAGCTGCAAAACCAGACGTTCGGCGGTATTACTACCGACGATTATATTTACGCAAAGGCCCGTTCTATTGTGGTAGCCGACTTAAACGGCGATCAGAAAAATGAACTGGTCCTGGCGGCTGCGAATGGTACCGTTCGGGTTTATCAATTCCCCGACCCGGTCAACCAGTCCCTTACGCTGATCGACTCCTTGTCTTCCATCGGCTTACCGGGTATGGGCCTTGTTGCCGCTGCCGCCGACCTGGATGGTGATCAACTGCCTGATCTGATGCTGGGTAGTATTGCGGGTGGACTTCGCTACCTAAAAAATACGTCCAAGAAAGTAGTTGTCACAGGAGTACCTGAAGAACCAACGGGTCCCTGGGCGTTTCCAAATCCAACCGATCGCTACCTGACTGTACGCCCGCCCTTCACAGGTCGCGCAGAAGTACTTTCCTTATCAGGCCAAAGCATGCTGCCAACCCAACCCGTTTCGACTGATACCGACACGATAATTGATCTCGGCAGTCTACCCGATGGCACGTATCTGTTGCGACTCATGGGCGATAATCGGCCGGTGCAGGTACAGAAAGTGGTTGTCTGGAAATGA